The following are from one region of the Myotis daubentonii chromosome 2, mMyoDau2.1, whole genome shotgun sequence genome:
- the RHNO1 gene encoding RAD9, HUS1, RAD1-interacting nuclear orphan protein 1 isoform X1: MPPRKKRRQTSQKAQLLFHQQPLEGPKHRYRSPQLPITHTRQVPSKPIDHNTITSWVSPQFDTTAESWFLANRKGKHHHRDQPRHSNRKSATSKFPHLTFESPQSSSSSATLGGPLIQQSPNHSVKDISGRPIVPMLSPPSYGEMSAHELQNLPYMFIAPDIQTPESSSVKQVGLPPDQKENSLPSCSLHTSTPESPEPGPVLVKDTPEEKYGVKVTWRRRRHLLTYLRERGKLSKSQFLVKN; this comes from the exons ATGCCTCCCCGAAAAAAACGCCGCCAAACATCCCAGAAAGCCCAGCTGCTATTCCACCAACAGCCCCTGGAGGGCCCTAAACACCGCTATAGATCGCCACAGCTTCCCATCACCCACACTAGACAGGTGCCCAGCAAGCCCATTGACCACAACACCATCACTTCCTGG GTATCACCTCAGTTTGATACAACAGCAGAAAGCTGGTTCCTAGCCAACAGGAAAGGGAAACATCATCACCGAGACCAGCCAAGACATTCAAATCGAAAATCTGCCACCTCCAAGTTTCCACATCTAACATTTGAGAGTCCACAGTCTTCTTCCAGTTCAGCCACACTTGGAGGCCCCTTAATCCAGCAGAGCCCCAATCACTCAGTAAAGGACATTTCCGGAAGGCCCATAGTTCCAATGCTCAGTCCCCCAAGCTATGGGGAAATGTCAGCACATGAACTTCAAAACTTACCTTATATGTTCATTGCACCTGATATCCAGACCCCAGAGTCATCTTCTGTGAAGCAGGTGGGGCTTCCCCCAGATCAGAAGGAAAACAGCCTGCCAAGCTGCTCCCTTCACACTAGCACTCCTGAGAGCCCAGAGCCTGGGCCTGTTCTGGTTAAAGACACCCCTGAGGAGAAGTATGGGGTGAAGGTCACGTGGAGGAGACGACGGCACCTGCTCACTTACctcagggagagagggaagctCAGCAAAAGCCAGTTCCTTGTGAAAAACTGA
- the RHNO1 gene encoding RAD9, HUS1, RAD1-interacting nuclear orphan protein 1 isoform X2, which translates to MPPRKKRRQTSQKAQLLFHQQPLEGPKHRYRSPQLPITHTRQVSPQFDTTAESWFLANRKGKHHHRDQPRHSNRKSATSKFPHLTFESPQSSSSSATLGGPLIQQSPNHSVKDISGRPIVPMLSPPSYGEMSAHELQNLPYMFIAPDIQTPESSSVKQVGLPPDQKENSLPSCSLHTSTPESPEPGPVLVKDTPEEKYGVKVTWRRRRHLLTYLRERGKLSKSQFLVKN; encoded by the exons ATGCCTCCCCGAAAAAAACGCCGCCAAACATCCCAGAAAGCCCAGCTGCTATTCCACCAACAGCCCCTGGAGGGCCCTAAACACCGCTATAGATCGCCACAGCTTCCCATCACCCACACTAGACAG GTATCACCTCAGTTTGATACAACAGCAGAAAGCTGGTTCCTAGCCAACAGGAAAGGGAAACATCATCACCGAGACCAGCCAAGACATTCAAATCGAAAATCTGCCACCTCCAAGTTTCCACATCTAACATTTGAGAGTCCACAGTCTTCTTCCAGTTCAGCCACACTTGGAGGCCCCTTAATCCAGCAGAGCCCCAATCACTCAGTAAAGGACATTTCCGGAAGGCCCATAGTTCCAATGCTCAGTCCCCCAAGCTATGGGGAAATGTCAGCACATGAACTTCAAAACTTACCTTATATGTTCATTGCACCTGATATCCAGACCCCAGAGTCATCTTCTGTGAAGCAGGTGGGGCTTCCCCCAGATCAGAAGGAAAACAGCCTGCCAAGCTGCTCCCTTCACACTAGCACTCCTGAGAGCCCAGAGCCTGGGCCTGTTCTGGTTAAAGACACCCCTGAGGAGAAGTATGGGGTGAAGGTCACGTGGAGGAGACGACGGCACCTGCTCACTTACctcagggagagagggaagctCAGCAAAAGCCAGTTCCTTGTGAAAAACTGA